In Lepisosteus oculatus isolate fLepOcu1 chromosome 28, fLepOcu1.hap2, whole genome shotgun sequence, the following proteins share a genomic window:
- the atp5mc1 gene encoding ATP synthase F(0) complex subunit C1, mitochondrial, with the protein MYTCAKFVTSPAVLRSGSRLLARPLSVSVFSRPGTASEQPLLPHSRVTGLQVVSRGFQTSAVSRDIDTAAKFIGAGAATVGVAGSGAGIGTVFGSLIIGYARNPSLKQQLFSYAILGFALSEAMGLFCLMVAFLILFAM; encoded by the exons ATGTACACCTGTGCTAAGTTTGTCACCTCACCTGCTGTG TTGCGCAGTGGCTCCAGACTCCTGGCCCGGCCCCTCTCGGTGTCCGTGTTCAGCAGGCCTGGTACCGCGAGCGAGCAG CCCCTATTGCCCCACAGCAGGGTGACGGGCCTCCAGGTTGTCTCCCGGGGGTTCCAGACCAGCGCGGTGTCCCGGGACATTGACACCGCTGCCAAGTTCATCGGCGCCGGAGCCGCCACTGTGGGCGTGGCGGGGTCCGGCGCGGGGATCGGCACGGTGTTCGGCAGCCTGATCATCGGCTATGCCAG GAACCCCTCCCTGAAGCAGCAGCTCTTCTCCTACGCCATCCTGGGCTTCGCCCTGTCAGAGGCCATGGGGCTCTTCTGTCTGATGGTGGCTTTCCTCATCCTCTTTGCTatgtaa
- the ube2z gene encoding ubiquitin-conjugating enzyme E2 Z, producing MAESAGEEASGIGVTGSTHSGGGAQFSPGSGNSVPGDPSGAAPDSVPSAAAAPETVPPVSTPDIPSLPASAIGVLGTAVGTAILAPSPGLGPAAPAMVGTAVLSPSIGLGVTGTPNLAGAGLLSQIHSTFWDPTVSSDWDSEKPSQQCILRIKRDIMSIYKEPPPGMFVVPDPHDMTKIHALITGPFDTPYEGGFFLFLFRCPPDYPIHPPRVKLITTGNNTVRFNPNFYRNGKVCLSILGTWTGPAWSPAQSISSVLISIQSLMTENPYHNEPGFEQERHPGDSKNYNECIRHETMRVAVCDMLDGKCPCPEALWSVMEKSFLEYYDFYEGSCKERLHLQGQTMQDPFGEKRGHFDYQSLLARLQAIQLRLKERCSLHEAAGDSDSDTSSSGTDPDSQGSSKP from the exons ATGGCGGAGAGCGCAGGGGAAGAGGCGTCGGGGATCGGGGTGACCGGGTCGACACACTCGGGCGGCGGAGCCCAGTTCTCGCCCGGTTCCGGGAACTCGGTACCGGGGGACCCGAGTGGCGCCGCCCCGGACTCCGTGCCCTCGGCCGCGGCCGCCCCTGAGACCGTCCCCCCTGTCTCGACTCCGGACATCCCCTCCCTGCCCGCCTCGGCCATCGGCGTCCTGGGCACCGCGGTGGGCACAGCCATCTTAGCCCCGTCCCCCGGCCTCGGCCCCGCGGCTCCGGCCATGGTCGGCACCGCCGTGCTGTCCCCCAGCATCGGTCTCGGGGTCACCGGCACCCCGAACCTGGCCGGGGCGGGGCTGCTGTCTCAGATCCACTCCACCTTCTGGGATCCGACAGTCAGCAGCGACTGGGACAGCGAGAAGCCGTCCCAGCAGTGCATCCTGCGGATCAAAAG AGATATAATGTCCATCTACAAGGAGCCCCCGCCAGGCATGTTTGTGGTGCCAGACCCCCATGACATGACCAAG ATCCACGCGCTCATCACCGGCCCCTTCGACACGCCCTACGAGGGGGGGTTTTTCCTCTTCCTGTTCCGCTGCCCCCCCGACTACCCCATCCACCCCCCCCGGGTGAAGCTCATCACCACCGGCAACAACACGGTGCGCTTCAACCCCAACTTCTACCGCAACGGCAAAGTCTGCCTCAGCATCCTGGG GACTTGGACCGGCCCAGCCTGGAGCCCAGCCCAGAGCATCTCCTCGGTTCTGATCTCCATCCAGTCTCTGATGACGGAGAACCCCTATCATAATGAACCCGGGTTCGAACAG GAGAGGCACCCTGGCGACAGTAAGAACTATAACGAGTGCATTCGTCACGAGACCATGCGGGTGGCTGTGTGCGACATGCTGGATGGAAAGTGCCCCTGCCCAGAGGCCCTGTG GAGTGTCATGGAGAAGTCCTTCCTGGAGTACTATGACTTCTACGAGGGCTCCTGCAAGGAGAGGCTGCACCTCCAGGGCCAGACCATGCAG GACCCGTTTGGGGAGAAGAGGGGGCACTTCGACTACCAGAGCCTGCTGGCGCGGCTGCAGGCCATCCAGCTGCGGCTGAAGGAGAGGTGCAGTCTGCACGAGGCCGCCGGCGACTCGGACTCGGACACCAGCTCCTCGGGCACGGACCCCGACAGCCAGGGCAGCTCCAAGCCGTAg
- the snf8 gene encoding vacuolar-sorting protein SNF8, protein MHRRAVGAGAIAKKKLAEAKYKERGNVLAEDQIAQMSKQLETFKTHLEEFASKHKQEIRKSAQFRLQFQEMCATIAVDPLASGKGFWSEMLGVGDFYYELGVQIIEVCLALKHRNGGLITLDELHQKVLKGRGKFAQDVSQDDLVRAIKKLKVLGNGFGMIPVGGTYLVQSVPAELNMDHTVVLQLAEKKGYVTVSEVTDSLNWQKERACHVLDHLLKEGLAWLDSQAKGEPQYWLPALFSELRSCDVTPEEANQMVP, encoded by the exons ATGCACAGAAGAGCGGTGGGCGCGGGGGCAATTGCCAAAAAGAAGCTTGCGGAG GCGAAGTATAAGGAACGAGGCAATGTCCTGGCCGAAGATCAGATCGCCCAG ATGTCGAAGCAGCTGGAGACCTTCAAGACCCACCTGGAGGAGTTTGCCAGCAAGCACAAGCAGGAGATCCGCAAGAGTGCCCAGTTCCGCCTGCAGTTCCAGGAGATGTGTGCCACCATCGCCGTGGACCCACTGGCCT CTGGGAAGGGCTTCTGGTCGGAGATGCTGGGCGTGGGGGACTTCTACTACGAACTGGGGGTGCAGATCATCGAGGTGTGCCTGGCACTGAAGCACAGGAACGGGG GACTGATCACcttggatgagctccaccagaaGGTGCTGAAGGGGAGGGGCAAGTTTGCCCAGGACGTCAGTCA GGACGACCTGGTCCGGGCTATCAAGAAGCTGAAGGTGCTGGGAAACGGGTTTGGGATGATTCCGGTGGGCGGGACGTACCTGGTCCAGTCGGTCCCGGCTGAGCTCAACATGGATCACACCGTGGTGCTGCAACTGGCAGAG AAGAAGGGCTACGTGACGGTGAGCGAGGTTACGGACAGCCTGAACTGGCAGAAGGAGCGAGCCTGCCACGTACTG GACCACCTGCTGAAGGAGGGGCTGGCGTGGCTGGACTCCCAGGCCAAGGGGGAGCCTCAGTACTGGCTGCCCGCCCTCTTCTCGGAGCTGCGGTCTTGTGATGTCACCCCCGAAGAGGCCAATCAGATGGTGCCGTGA
- the gip gene encoding gastric inhibitory polypeptide, whose product MMKVGMSFLLLCVVGMVLAQQESRLEQEPGEQRRVFGKRYAESTLASDISKIVDSMVQKNFVNFLLTRREKKSDRRGERSAGGSEALQLLSDLVRQELIESALRTASKDRTQ is encoded by the exons ATGATGAAGGTGGGAATGAGCTTCCTCCTGCTGTGTGTGGTGGGAATGGTGCTGGCGCAGCAGGAGAGCAG GCTGGAACAGGAACCGGGGGAGCAGAGGCGGGTTTTCGGGAAACGCTACGCCGAGTCCACCCTCGCCAGCGACATCAGCAAGATCGTGGACTCCATGGTGCAGAAGAACTTTGTCAACTTCCTGCTGACCAGGCGGGAGAAGAAAAGCGA CCGCAGAGGCGAGCGCTCAGCGGGGGGCTCCGAGGCGCTGCAGCTGCTCAGTGACCTGGTGAGGCAGGAGCTCATTGAGTCAGCTCTCAGGACGGCCAGCAAAGACAG GACCCAGTGA